A single window of Neurospora crassa OR74A linkage group VII, whole genome shotgun sequence DNA harbors:
- a CDS encoding isochorismatase family protein, translating to MFPINVAAMPALPTRKALIVVDLQNDFVSPDGALPVTKPDGFVDRILELVKIFRDSGAGDVVWVRSEFEQHRALDTEGDTIIASDIPMRPSPTRRRANSKDHDGKLMGADEEAFLTVVGGLDKPACVRKGTPGANFPPNIEASIMRGRDFITTKSHYSAFPPGQSQLVQQLRMRFVTDMYVCGSLTNVGVFATALEAGKHAYDITIVEDCCGYRSYARHVNAVQQLEKLTGCDLLNSSALIDKLQPTQPRNPAKRGHRTKPSSGSRDVKKPGKAEESKQDRDRLSTAPPKASTNHSTGLSPTMARVSIDLSNLSPIEPLAPSRRTTNSGSSTTPQPRQATSNANVPLTQPMVTHGDLSNPLADSLAPLEAASEADTDNIESEVLSIKRRNVGRISQSLSGSPGVLGAKPVDGADSSPSSQTTRVAVKPRLRRDKTSTSSSSSSPSHFQGNDKDRNSAEALEQIKDTPSTPAISNQPDPNTPQSSTDSPESHTKTSSTTTMENYQKLTVSEPLCEGDTTVITNALSPDLAADAFERLLEEVSWAGMSHLGGEVPRRIAVQGAVDDEGNMPVYRHPADESPPLLPFSPTVLAIKNEIEKHLGHPLNHVLIQHYRNSSDYISEHSDKTLDIARGSYIANVSLGAERTMVLRTKRPPKDKDRKDAPAAAAAAAAGTSESPSAAEKAKRQIQRAPLPHNSLLRMGLQTNMRWLHAIRPDKRSDRDKSSSELAYSGARISLTFRQIGTFLNTSQTKIWGQGAVGKTKEEAQPVVNGQTDEAVRMLQAFGHENHVSEFDWEKNYGAGFNVLHMGSPKRFFAGSVQGRACTVENTRVALALADMGIGVARGAIDASGGSGEDEEEQSERRGRKVKVGVKFVDNDPARTEVVGDVGILRYLDAVYGAGRRYDQMTPAQVAKRFARLEEADELWTAWNWLLNRSNRKTEESGEDKVSSTSRAEKVKQAIREKKEALLKQWEEYAQEAHTAAAKAVVTPTASEAETKTQPEEPAAKDQHNKRQLTPFYICGGEAPSPADYALWPVLHELVIYADGDEEVLRIGKGYLAKYYMAFKQRSAVAKVVLSGGNTGPASANGGEQKRDVATDAEKKEKDTAPGAAPASAAPASVTPAAPAVAAEVPLRKTIGTVVDVDAGEEAKVNKTNGSVSVDEKVKEKM from the coding sequence ATGTTTCCCATCAACGTGGCAGCGATGCCTGCCCTCCCTACCAGAAAAGCACTGATAGTGGTCGACCTCCAAAACGACTTTGTGTCTCCTGACGGTGCCTTGCCCGTGACCAAACCAGATGGCTTTGTCGATCGCATTCTGGAACTGGTCAAGATCTTCCGTGATTCCGGTGCCGGCGATGTCGTATGGGTTCGAAGCGAGTTCGAACAACATCGCGCCCTAGATACCGAGGGAGACACCATTATAGCATCCGATATACCAATGCGCCCTTCACCCACAAGAAGGCGTGCCAACTCCAAAGATCACGACGGAAAACTCATGGGAGCTGATGAGGAGGCGTTCTTGACCGTTGTTGGCGGCCTCGACAAACCGGCATGCGTCCGGAAGGGCACACCAGGCGCCAATTTTCCGCCCAACATTGAGGCTTCCATCATGCGTGGTCGCGACTTTATAACCACCAAATCGCACTACAGCGCATTCCCTCCAGGCCAATCGCAACTGGTGCAACAGCTGAGAATGCGATTTGTGACGGATATGTACGTGTGTGGTTCCCTTACCAATGTGGGCGTCTTTGCGACCGCCCTGGAAGCTGGAAAACATGCCTACGACATCACTATCGTGGAGGATTGCTGCGGCTATCGGTCATATGCGCGACACGTCAATGCCGTCCAACAACTAGAGAAACTCACGGGTTGCGACCTCCTGAACTCATCAGCCCTCATCGACAAGTTACAGCCCACTCAGCCCAGAAATCCGGCGAAACGCGGCCATAGGACAAAACCGTCGAGCGGAAGCAGGGATGTCAAGAAGCCTGGAAAGGCAGAGGAGAGCAAACAGGACCGAGATAGACTCTCCACCGCCCCTCCAAAGGCTTCAACAAATCACTCGACGGGGCTTTCACCAACGATGGCCAGGGTGTCAATAGACCTCAGTAATCTTTCTCCGATCGAACCACTTGCTCCATCACGGAGAACCACAAATTCAGGCAGCTCTACTACGCCACAACCACGCCAAGCCACCAGCAACGCTAATGTACCTCTTACACAGCCCATGGTAACCCATGGAGATCTATCGAATCCTTTGGCCGACAGTCTTGCGCCCTTGGAAGCTGCTTCCGAAGCTGACACGGACAACATTGAGTCAGAGGTCTTGTCTATCAAGCGTCGAAACGTGGGACGAATTAGTCAATCGCTATCTGGCTCTCCGGGCGTACTCGGCGCAAAACCAGTTGATGGTGCTGATTCCTCACCATCCTCACAGACTACAAGAGTAGCCGTTAAGCCACGACTTCGACGTGATAAAACCTCAACGAGCTCATCATCAAGTTCGCCGTCCCACTTCCAGGGAAACGACAAAGATCGGAACTCGGCCGAAGCGCTGGAACAAATCAAGGATACCCCTTCAACACCAGCAATATCAAACCAGCCAGATCCAAACACCCCGCAGTCGTCTACCGATTCTCCAGAAAGCCATACAAAGacgtcatcaacaaccactaTGGAAAATTATCAGAAATTGACCGTCTCGGAACCTCTCTGTGAGGGAGACACTACTGTTATCACCAATGCCCTCTCGCCTGATCTCGCCGCCGATGCCTTTGAGCGGCTTTTGGAAGAAGTCAGCTGGGCCGGCATGTCTCACTTGGGTGGTGAAGTTCCACGACGCATAGCCGTTCAGGGTGCCGTCGACGACGAAGGAAACATGCCAGTATACCGTCATCCAGCAGACGAGTCACCAccacttcttcccttctctcctaCCGTTCTTGCCATCAAGAACGAGATCGAGAAGCACCTCGGCCATCCACTCAACCACGTCCTTATCCAGCACTACCGTAACAGCAGCGACTACATAAGCGAACACAGCGACAAAACCCTGGACATTGCCCGCGGTAGTTACATTGCCAATGTCAGTCTCGGCGCCGAACGAACCATGGTCCTCCGCACCAAGCGACCacccaaggacaaggacaggAAGGATGcgccggcagcagcagcagcagcagcagcagggacGTCTGAGAGCCCATCGGCAGCAGAAAAAGCCAAACGCCAAATCCAACGCGCCCCTCTCCCACACAACTCCCTGCTCCGTATGGGCCTCCAAACTAACATGCGCTGGCTACACGCCATCCGTCCCGACAAGCGCTCCGACCGTGACAAGTCCTCTTCCGAGCTTGCCTACTCGGGCGCGCGCATCAGCCTGACCTTTCGACAGATCGGCACCTTCCTCAACACTTCTCAAACCAAGATTTGGGGCCAGGGCGCTGTCGGGAAAACCAAAGAGGAAGCCCAACCGGTGGTGAACGGCCAAACTGACGAGGCGGTTAGGATGCTGCAAGCTTTTGGGCACGAGAACCACGTCTCCGAGTTCGATTGGGAGAAGAACTACGGAGCGGGGTTTAATGTGTTGCATATGGGCAGCCCGAAGAGGTTCTTTGCGGGTAGTGTCCAGGGGAGGGCGTGCACGGTGGAGAATACGAGGGTGGCGCTGGCGTTGGCGGATATGGGGATTGGAGTGGCTAGAGGGGCTATTGACGCTTCAGGTGGTTCaggtgaggacgaggaggagcagtctgaaagaagaggaagaaaggtcAAGGTCGGAGTCAAGTTTGTCGATAACGATCCGGCGCGGACCGAGGTGGTTGGGGATGTCGGTATCCTGAGGTATTTGGATGCAGTGTATGGAGCAGGCAGGAGGTACGATCAGATGACACCAGCCCAAGTAGCAAAGAGGTTTGCGAggctggaggaggcggacgaGTTGTGGACAGCTTGGAATTGGCTGCTTAATAGGTCGAATAGGAAAACGGAAGAGAGTGGTGAAGACAAGGTCAGCAGCACCTCTAGGGCGGAAAAAGTGAAGCAAGCAAtcagggagaagaaggaggcgtTGCTGAAGCAGTGGGAGGAATATGCACAAGAGGCTCATACTGCCGCGGCCAAAGCAGTTGTTACGCCAACAGCATCTGAAGCAGAGACTAAAACACAGCCAGAAGAGCCAGCAGCGAAGGATCAGCACAACAAGCGTCAGCTGACCCCCTTCTACATTTGCGGCGGTGAGGCTCCCTCCCCAGCGGACTACGCCCTATGGCCTGTTCTGCATGAGCTAGTCATCTACGCAGACGGTGACGAAGAGGTGCTCCGTATCGGGAAGGGATACCTAGCCAAGTACTACATGGCTTTCAAGCAAAGGAGTGCTGTTGCCAAGGTGGTGCTTAGCGGTGGCAATACTGGTCCTGCCTCTGCTAATGGTGGGGAACAAAAAAGGGATGTTGCTACTGAtgctgagaagaaggaaaaggataCCGCCCCtggtgctgctcctgcttctgctgctcctgcttctgttactcctgctgctcctgctgttgctgcagAGGTACCTCTGAGAAAGACTATTGGTACCGTGGTGGATGTTGATGCTGGCGAAGAGGCGAAAGTCAACAAGACAAATGGGAGTGTCTCTGTTGACGAGAAGGTCAAAGAAAAGATGTAA
- the tkl-1 gene encoding serine/threonine protein kinase, translated as MHDLETLNTGGYASTTHLKLTCPLPSGLPPAILTLGTTLTHLDLSGTGLSSLPSEFGTSLPNLRILFLSSNNFSTFPSVLAQCPSLEMIAFRSNRMTSIPEGSLPTKTLRWLILTDNQISTLPEDLGKCEKLEKCMLAGNQLSSLPMSMATGCNKNLALLRLSANRFETLPEWLFDLPKLAFLSFAGNPCVEKQTAAATAKAGTRFDLEKIEWKNLDVQETLGEGASGVISRGLWKQSAEYAEEVAIKVFKGGVTSDGTPRDEMAAVLAAGFHEGLITVLGKVVGHPDEVVEGAVTAEGEEKKFQGGIVMQLIPEYYAALGLPPSFDTCSRDCFPEDASLSAAEALGMLTGIAGAAAHLHQRGIAHGDLYAHNILASKADRHALLGDFGAATIYGTDEEVYAGMEKLEVLAFAHLLEDVLGLIRREKEKKSTTQIPEAETAIVVAADAAPPAFRDSSELTEEEEEVIFQGLEKLQKQCADPQVNSRPSFEDIAVELEDLVGFRGMMRIPIPNLN; from the coding sequence ATGCACGACCTCGAAACCCTCAACACCGGCGGCTacgcctccaccacccacctAAAACTCACCTGCCCGCTCCCCTCGGGCCTGCCCCCCGCCATCCTCACTCTCGGCACCACACTCACGCACCTCGACCTTTCCGGAACCggcctctcctccctcccctccgaATTTGGCACCTCCTTGCCCAACCTGCgcatcctctttctctcttccaacAACTTTTCCACTTTCCCTTCCGTCCTGGCACAATGCCCTTCCCTGGAGATGATCGCCTTTCGGTCTAACAGAATGACTTCCATCCCCGAAGGTTCCTTGCCGACGAAAACACTCAGGTGGTTAATCCTCACAGATAACCAGATCTCCACCCTACCCGAGGACTTGGGCAAGTGCGAGAAGTTGGAAAAGTGCATGTTGGCTGGGAACCAGCTATCGAGCTTGCCAATGTCGATGGCAACGGGGTGTAACAAGAACCTGGCGCTACTACGATTGAGCGCGAACCGGTTCGAGACGCTTCCAGAGTGGCTGTTTGACTTGCCCAAGCTGGCGTTCTTGTCGTTTGCAGGGAACCCTTGTGTCGAGAAGCAAACGGCCGCAGCGACGGCTAAGGCGGGGACGAGGTTTGATCTGGAGAAGATCGAGTGGAAGAACTTGGACGTGCAGGAGACGCTGGGCGAGGGGGCGTCGGGGGTGATTTCGAGGGGGTTGTGGAAGCAGAGCGCCGAGTACGCGGAGGAGGTGGCTATCAAGGTTTTCAAGGGCGGCGTGACGAGCGATGGGACGCCCAGGGATGAGATGGCTGCGGTGTTGGCGGCGGGGTTTCATGAGGGGTTGATTACGGTCTTGGGGAAGGTGGTTGGGCATCCGGATGAGGTTGTTGAGGGTGCTGTTACTGCtgaaggggaggagaagaagtttCAGGGAGGGATCGTGATGCAGTTGATTCCAGAGTACTACGCGGCTCTGGGGCTGCCGCCTTCTTTCGATACATGCAGTCGCGACTGCTTCCCCGAGGATGCCTCGCTGAGCGCGGCCGAGGCGTTGGGCATGTTGACGGGCATTGCTGGAGCGGCTGCTCATCTTCACCAGAGAGGAATTGCGCATGGAGATTTGTATGCGCACAACATCCTGGCGAGCAAGGCGGACAGACATGCCTTGCTGGGAGACTTTGGTGCTGCTACTATCTATGGCACGGACGAGGAGGTCTACGCTGGCATGGAGAAGTTGGAAGTGTTGGCTTTTGCCCATCTGTTGGAGGATGTGCTTGGTTTGAtcaggagggagaaggagaagaagtcgaCGACGCAGATCCCAGAGGCGGAGACTGccattgttgttgctgccgaTGCGGCTCCTCCCGCCTTCAGAGACAGCAGCGAACTcacagaagaggaagaggaggtcaTCTTTCAAGGGTTGGAGAAACTGCAGAAGCAGTGCGCTGACCCTCAAGTGAACTCGCGCCCGTCGTTTGAGGATATTGCGGTGGAATTGGAGGACTTGGTTGGCTTCAGGGGTATGATGCGGATTCCGATTCCCAACCTCAACTAA
- the cpc-2 gene encoding guanine nucleotide-binding protein subunit beta-like protein — protein MAEQLILKGTLEGHNGWVTSLATSLENPNMLLSGSRDKSLIIWNLTRDETSYGYPKRRLHGHSHIVSDCVISSDGAYALSASWDKTLRLWELSTGTTTRRFVGHTNDVLSVSFSADNRQIVSGSRDRSIKLWNTLGDCKFTITEKGHTEWVSCVRFSPNPQNPVIVSSGWDKLVKVWELSSCKLQTDHIGHTGYINAVTISPDGSLCASGGKDGTTMLWDLNESKHLYSLNANDEIHALVFSPNRYWLCAATSSSIIIFDLEKKSKVDELKPEFQNIGKKSREPECVSLAWSADGQTLFAGYTDNIIRAWGVMSRA, from the exons ATGGCTGAGCAACTCATCCTCAAGGGCACCCTGGAGGGCCAC AATGGCTGGGTCACCAGCTTGGCCACCTCTTTGGAGAA CCCCAACATGCTCCTTTCTGGTAGCAGAGACAAGTCCCTCATCATCTGGAACCTCACCCGCGATGAGACCTCGTACGGCTACCCCAAGCGCCGTCTCCACGGCCACTCTCACATCGTCTCCGACTGT GTGATCTCTTCCGACGGTGCCTACGCCCTCTCTGCCTCGTGGGACAAGACCCTCCGTCTCTGGGAGCTTtccaccggcaccaccacccgccgTTTCGTCGGCCACACCAACGACGTTCTCTCCGTCTCTTTCTCCGCCGACAACCGCCAGATCGTCTCCGGTTCCCGCGATCGCTCCATCAAGCTGTGGAACACCCTCGGTGACTGCAAGTTCACCATCACCGAGAAGGGCCACACCGAGTGGGTTTCCTGCGTCCGCTTCAGCCCCAACCCCCAGAACCCCGTCATTGTCTCCTCCGGCTGGGACAAGCTCGTCAAG GTTTGGGAGCTCTCGTCCTGCAAGCTCCAGACTGACCACATCGGTCACACCGGCTACATCAACGCCGTCACCATCTCCCCCGATGGCTCCCTCTGCGCCTCCGGTGGCAAGGACGGTACCACCATGCTCTGGGACCTCAACGAGAGCAAGCACCTCTACTCTCTCAACGCCAACGACGAGATCCACGCCCTTGTCTTCTCCCCCAACCGCTACTGGCTCTGCGCTGCCACCTccagcagcatcatcatcttcgacctcgagaagaagagcaaggtCGACGAGCTCAAGCCCGAGTTCCAGAACATCGGCAAGAAGTCCCGCGAGCCCGAGTGCGTCTCCCTCGCCTGGTCCGCCGATGGCCAGACCCTCTTCGCCGGTTACACCGACAACATCATCCGTGCCTGGGGTGTCATGTCCCGCGCTTAA